In Janibacter alkaliphilus, the following proteins share a genomic window:
- a CDS encoding GNAT family N-acetyltransferase, whose amino-acid sequence MSDAKVRFALGTRMAVRARIVPPPEHGPRLTDTVGEVVAVDEASVTLESRRGPVVLSRSEIVAAKVVPPRPVRRGAPHRAVGVADLHRVMTEGNPPLERAWIGDPGRGWLLRAAGGYTGRANSLLPLGDPGVPLPEAVEMAAGWHRERGLRPLVMLPGPPGSAEVAVAADPLGAELLRRGYTPFGPPVLVLTGESAEVAGTEVTGAEVAGAAPAETTGPGQVVVREQPTEGWWAACGPAVAAHGDVARRVVTGPADQRFLSVEDGPEVLGVVRVPVNDGWAGIFGLSVPMPHRRLGIGRRLSVAAARVAHEAGVRSLYLQVESTNEAALTLYRDLGLRPHHAYQYLRLP is encoded by the coding sequence ATGAGCGACGCGAAGGTGAGGTTCGCCTTAGGGACGAGGATGGCGGTGCGCGCCCGGATCGTCCCGCCACCGGAGCACGGGCCGCGGCTGACCGACACCGTCGGCGAGGTGGTCGCGGTCGACGAGGCGAGCGTCACCCTGGAGTCGCGGCGCGGTCCGGTGGTCCTCTCACGGAGCGAGATCGTCGCGGCGAAGGTGGTGCCGCCGCGGCCGGTCCGCCGCGGCGCCCCGCACCGCGCGGTCGGGGTCGCCGACCTGCACCGGGTGATGACCGAGGGCAACCCGCCGCTGGAGCGTGCCTGGATCGGCGACCCCGGGCGGGGCTGGCTGCTGCGCGCGGCCGGCGGCTACACCGGGAGGGCGAACTCGCTGCTGCCCCTCGGGGACCCCGGGGTGCCGCTGCCAGAAGCGGTGGAGATGGCCGCGGGGTGGCACCGGGAACGCGGGCTGCGGCCGCTGGTCATGCTGCCCGGGCCACCGGGATCCGCCGAGGTCGCCGTCGCGGCGGACCCGCTGGGGGCCGAGCTGCTGAGACGGGGGTACACCCCCTTCGGCCCGCCGGTGCTGGTGCTCACCGGGGAGAGCGCCGAGGTGGCCGGCACCGAGGTGACCGGCGCCGAGGTGGCCGGTGCTGCTCCTGCCGAGACCACAGGGCCAGGTCAGGTCGTGGTGCGCGAGCAGCCCACGGAGGGATGGTGGGCGGCCTGCGGGCCGGCGGTGGCCGCGCACGGCGACGTCGCGCGGCGGGTCGTCACCGGCCCTGCCGACCAGCGCTTCCTGTCGGTGGAGGACGGCCCGGAGGTGCTCGGCGTGGTCCGGGTGCCGGTCAACGACGGCTGGGCCGGGATCTTCGGGCTGAGCGTGCCGATGCCGCACCGGCGTCTGGGGATCGGGCGGCGGCTGTCGGTGGCGGCGGCGCGCGTGGCCCACGAGGCGGGCGTCCGCTCGCTCTACCTGCAGGTCGAGAGCACCAACGAGGCGGCACTGACCCTCTACCGCGACCTCGGCCTGCGCCCCCACCACGCCTACCAGTACCTGCGCCTGCCCTGA
- the mshB gene encoding N-acetyl-1-D-myo-inositol-2-amino-2-deoxy-alpha-D-glucopyranoside deacetylase gives MTLASAAPVPVPGRPARLLLVHAHPDDETLATGVTIAHHVAAGDEVHVLTCTLGEEGEVIPDELAHLAADREDRLDAHRREELRGAMASIGARSHVLRDGSPERWRDSGMAGSPSAAHPRAWAGAPLEEAAAAVREVIAQVDPDLVITYDQHGGYAHPDHIRTHEATCAALAAMPAAARPALFGIYTPRSWADQDRDWLAAHPVPGWTQPEGPYPPSVVDDAVVTHAVVDPDAVAAQAAALEHHRTQVTVAGETYALSNDVAARLPGREGFARLDPGTGRPLAGDQPAEVGDRPAETGDRLGDPGQERQPLVQRTATAGSPESSG, from the coding sequence GTGACGCTGGCGTCCGCCGCGCCGGTGCCGGTGCCGGGCCGACCGGCCCGGCTGCTGCTGGTGCACGCCCACCCGGACGACGAGACCCTGGCCACCGGCGTGACGATCGCCCATCACGTCGCCGCCGGCGACGAGGTGCACGTGCTCACCTGCACCCTCGGCGAGGAGGGCGAGGTCATCCCGGACGAGCTGGCGCACCTGGCGGCCGACCGGGAGGACCGTCTGGACGCGCACCGTCGCGAGGAGCTGCGCGGCGCGATGGCCAGCATCGGCGCGCGCAGCCACGTGCTGCGCGACGGGAGCCCCGAGCGCTGGCGCGACTCCGGGATGGCCGGCAGCCCGAGCGCCGCGCACCCGCGGGCATGGGCGGGGGCCCCGCTGGAGGAGGCCGCGGCCGCGGTCCGCGAGGTGATCGCGCAGGTCGACCCGGACCTGGTCATCACCTACGACCAGCACGGCGGCTACGCCCACCCCGACCACATCCGCACCCACGAGGCCACCTGCGCGGCGCTCGCCGCGATGCCGGCAGCCGCCCGGCCCGCGCTCTTCGGGATCTACACCCCGCGGTCCTGGGCGGACCAGGACCGGGACTGGCTGGCGGCGCACCCGGTGCCGGGCTGGACGCAGCCGGAGGGGCCCTACCCGCCGTCGGTGGTGGATGACGCCGTGGTCACCCACGCCGTCGTCGACCCGGACGCGGTCGCCGCCCAGGCCGCCGCCCTGGAGCACCACCGCACCCAGGTCACCGTGGCCGGCGAGACCTACGCCCTGTCCAACGACGTCGCCGCGCGGCTGCCGGGGCGCGAGGGCTTCGCCCGGCTGGACCCGGGGACCGGGCGGCCGCTGGCCGGCGACCAGCCCGCTGAGGTCGGCGACCGGCCCGCCGAGACGGGCGACAGGCTCGGCGACCCCGGTCAGGAGCGGCAGCCGTTGGTGCAGCGGACCGCGACCGCCGGATCGCCGGAGAGCTCGGGATGA
- the fdxA gene encoding ferredoxin, translating into MTYVIAQPCVDLKDKACIEECPVDCIYEGERSLYIHPDECVDCGACEPVCPVEAIYYEDDVPEEWADYYKANVEFFDDLGSPGGAAKMGMIKKDHPVISVLPPQEHDE; encoded by the coding sequence ATGACGTACGTGATCGCGCAGCCTTGTGTGGACCTGAAGGACAAGGCCTGCATCGAGGAGTGCCCGGTCGACTGCATCTACGAGGGTGAGCGCAGCCTCTACATCCACCCCGACGAGTGCGTCGACTGCGGTGCCTGCGAGCCGGTCTGCCCCGTCGAGGCGATCTACTACGAGGACGACGTGCCGGAGGAGTGGGCCGACTACTACAAGGCCAACGTCGAGTTCTTCGACGACCTCGGCAGCCCCGGCGGCGCCGCGAAGATGGGCATGATCAAGAAGGACCACCCGGTGATCTCCGTGCTGCCGCCGCAGGAGCACGACGAGTGA
- a CDS encoding ABC transporter substrate-binding protein gives MTGTPTRSRRARLAALAATAGVVLAGCTGGDDQAEETSTPEGPEGELTLLAQGPVDAWDPQRIVDRRTAGVASRLWMRTLTAYPPAEDAAGQRELTGDLATDTGTPNEDLTEWSFTLREGLTWQDGSPITCGDVRYGVSRAFAEDTGSGGYAVTYLDIPKRADGTSTYPGPYGSEGRSSDARKLIADAVECDGQTVTFNLGEPVATFDEIVSVPEFAPYEEAQDEQGDSAHLAFSSGPYMLEEDWTPSDGGTWVRNPEWSEGDDPLREAGPREIVHREGLEPEDALAALAEDDGTRSLMLDPLPPALADQREQLGQDARSVTGDGQLVEYLAPNMESDAFAKQDVRRAFALSTDRRGYVEALGGRDAGGAAWSLLPEILPSAHDAVMDAGPGGDPERAQELLTEAEEDEPVAVTVAYRSDTEGMDEAMQALADGWEAGGFEVTLEPVETDYYEQVGARRTADERDVVWANWGHDYPSAATVLPPLFDNRVNLTSTSLGRNYGQVADTELNEAMDEAGETRGDSARAEAWTEVDTELLRDGAYVPLRQTQVTYVAGSEVTGLGINAAYGGVPDLGSVGVRR, from the coding sequence ATGACCGGCACCCCGACCCGCTCTCGACGTGCCCGGCTGGCGGCCCTCGCGGCCACCGCCGGGGTGGTGCTCGCTGGATGCACCGGCGGCGACGACCAGGCCGAGGAGACCTCGACCCCGGAAGGACCGGAGGGGGAGCTGACCCTGCTCGCCCAGGGGCCGGTGGACGCCTGGGACCCGCAGCGGATCGTCGACCGGCGCACCGCGGGGGTCGCCAGCCGGCTGTGGATGCGCACCCTCACCGCCTACCCGCCGGCCGAGGACGCCGCCGGCCAGCGCGAGCTCACCGGTGACCTGGCCACCGACACCGGCACCCCCAACGAGGACCTCACCGAGTGGTCCTTCACCCTCCGCGAGGGCCTCACCTGGCAGGACGGGTCGCCGATCACCTGCGGCGACGTGCGCTACGGCGTCTCCCGCGCCTTCGCCGAGGACACCGGCTCCGGCGGCTACGCCGTCACCTACCTCGACATCCCGAAGCGGGCGGACGGCACCTCCACCTATCCCGGGCCCTACGGCAGCGAGGGCCGCAGCAGCGACGCCCGGAAGCTCATCGCCGATGCCGTCGAGTGCGACGGCCAGACGGTGACCTTCAACCTCGGCGAGCCCGTGGCCACCTTCGACGAGATCGTCAGCGTGCCGGAGTTCGCGCCCTACGAGGAGGCCCAGGACGAGCAGGGCGACTCCGCGCACCTCGCCTTCTCCTCCGGCCCCTACATGCTCGAGGAGGACTGGACCCCCTCGGACGGCGGCACCTGGGTGCGCAACCCGGAGTGGAGCGAGGGCGACGACCCGCTCCGCGAGGCCGGGCCGCGCGAGATCGTCCACCGCGAGGGCCTCGAGCCCGAGGACGCGCTGGCCGCACTCGCCGAGGACGACGGCACCCGCAGCCTCATGCTCGACCCGCTGCCGCCGGCCCTGGCCGACCAGCGCGAGCAGCTCGGCCAGGACGCGCGCTCGGTGACCGGGGACGGGCAGCTCGTGGAGTACCTCGCGCCCAACATGGAGAGCGACGCCTTCGCGAAGCAGGACGTGCGCCGCGCTTTCGCCCTGTCCACCGACCGCCGCGGCTACGTCGAGGCGCTCGGCGGACGCGACGCCGGCGGAGCGGCCTGGTCGCTGCTGCCGGAGATCCTGCCGTCCGCGCACGACGCGGTGATGGACGCCGGCCCGGGCGGCGACCCGGAGCGGGCCCAGGAGCTGCTCACCGAGGCCGAGGAGGACGAGCCGGTCGCGGTGACCGTCGCCTACCGCAGCGACACCGAGGGCATGGACGAGGCGATGCAGGCGCTCGCCGACGGCTGGGAGGCCGGGGGTTTCGAGGTGACCCTGGAGCCGGTCGAGACCGACTACTACGAGCAGGTCGGGGCCCGGCGGACCGCCGACGAGCGGGACGTCGTCTGGGCCAACTGGGGCCACGACTACCCGTCGGCCGCCACCGTGCTGCCGCCGCTCTTCGACAACCGGGTCAACCTCACCTCCACCTCGCTCGGCCGCAACTACGGCCAGGTCGCCGACACCGAGCTCAACGAGGCGATGGACGAGGCCGGGGAGACCCGCGGGGACTCCGCCCGCGCCGAGGCGTGGACCGAGGTGGACACCGAGCTGCTGCGCGACGGCGCCTACGTGCCGCTGCGCCAGACCCAGGTCACCTACGTCGCCGGGAGCGAGGTCACCGGTCTCGGGATCAACGCGGCCTACGGCGGGGTGCCCGACCTCGGCAGCGTCGGGGTGCGCCGGTGA
- a CDS encoding flavin reductase family protein, whose amino-acid sequence MSVTGDQLRQVMSRFATGVTVVTTTAGEHDHAMTANTFTSVSLDPPLVLVCVEQDTSWHDSVTAAGVWGVSILPASSRAAAGWLSTGGRPLLGQLGRVPHHRGELGVALLDGALATVECRTTQAHPAGDHTIVVGAVVSARVDERPDDALIYYRSRYGSTR is encoded by the coding sequence ATGAGCGTCACCGGAGACCAGCTGCGGCAGGTGATGAGCCGCTTCGCCACCGGGGTCACCGTGGTCACCACCACCGCCGGTGAGCACGACCACGCGATGACCGCGAACACCTTCACCTCCGTCTCCCTGGACCCGCCGCTGGTGCTCGTCTGCGTCGAGCAGGACACCAGCTGGCACGACTCGGTCACCGCGGCCGGGGTCTGGGGCGTCTCCATCCTGCCGGCCTCGTCCCGCGCCGCCGCGGGCTGGCTGAGCACCGGCGGCCGACCGCTGCTGGGCCAGCTGGGGCGGGTGCCGCACCACCGCGGAGAGCTCGGGGTGGCGCTGCTCGACGGGGCACTGGCTACGGTGGAGTGCCGTACCACCCAGGCCCACCCCGCCGGGGACCACACCATCGTCGTCGGGGCTGTCGTGTCGGCCCGCGTCGACGAGCGCCCGGATGATGCACTGATCTACTACCGCAGCCGATACGGATCGACGAGGTGA
- a CDS encoding VanW family protein, translating to MSSHEYAEPPARREPRGRGWIAGAFVLLVLAFLYFGAALFFGDKVPSGTTVGGVNVGGMTEDEAREAIERDLADDEARELTINGSEESFSVAPADAGLAYDYEGSIDGLTGFSANPVDLVRHVSGGTDHQVETTIDHETLRATVDEGAATLESEAVEGKVTLEGAEVEVKKSQEGLEVDRDALIASIEDGWPRSVEYRAPESAVEPTLAQDEIERFVEEDLTPLVSGPVTITTTDPTRSGSKDVEYEVSTEALAEAVSIKNADGTLSATISDKTIEEAVLAAGRSSDTLRAATDASVERTGTRRFEVIPAKNGLTLKTDSIAEPVKEAMTKEGSKRTAEVTSEAAKPELSTTQARRTVPKEVISTFSTTLTDDAERTENIDTAARTLDGTYVGPGESFSLNDVLGERTAAKGYNEAPVILNGRLRMDYGGGISQLSTTLFNAVFFSGAKIEEFHPHSFYISRYPEGREATISWPDVDNRFTNDTGAGILIEAEVSGGEVTVTFFGQKKWDIEAVKGDRRNVTQPDRIVDDSEGCVPQAASPGFDVTVTRIFKEGGSEEKRSSFTTTYIPEDEVICR from the coding sequence ATGTCCAGCCACGAGTACGCCGAGCCCCCTGCCCGGCGCGAGCCGCGCGGGCGCGGCTGGATCGCCGGTGCCTTCGTGCTGCTGGTCCTCGCCTTCCTCTACTTCGGGGCGGCCCTCTTCTTCGGCGACAAGGTGCCCTCTGGCACGACCGTCGGCGGGGTCAACGTCGGCGGCATGACCGAGGACGAGGCGCGCGAGGCGATCGAGCGCGACCTCGCCGACGACGAGGCCCGCGAGCTGACCATCAACGGCAGCGAGGAGTCGTTCAGCGTCGCCCCGGCCGACGCCGGCCTCGCCTACGACTACGAGGGCTCGATCGACGGGCTCACCGGCTTCAGCGCCAACCCGGTCGACCTCGTCCGGCACGTCAGCGGCGGCACCGACCACCAGGTCGAGACCACCATCGACCACGAGACGCTGCGCGCGACGGTCGACGAGGGGGCCGCCACGCTGGAGAGCGAGGCCGTCGAGGGCAAGGTGACCCTGGAGGGCGCCGAGGTCGAGGTGAAGAAGTCCCAGGAGGGTCTCGAGGTCGACCGTGACGCGCTGATCGCCTCGATCGAGGACGGCTGGCCGCGCTCGGTGGAGTACCGGGCCCCGGAGTCCGCGGTCGAGCCGACGCTGGCGCAGGACGAGATCGAGCGCTTCGTCGAGGAGGACCTCACCCCGCTGGTCTCCGGTCCGGTGACCATCACCACCACCGACCCGACCCGCAGCGGCAGCAAGGACGTCGAGTACGAGGTCAGCACCGAGGCCCTGGCCGAGGCGGTGAGCATCAAGAACGCCGACGGCACCCTCTCCGCGACCATCTCCGACAAGACGATCGAGGAGGCCGTGCTGGCCGCCGGACGGTCCTCGGACACCCTGCGGGCGGCCACGGATGCCAGCGTGGAGCGCACCGGCACCCGCCGCTTCGAGGTGATCCCGGCCAAGAACGGGCTCACCCTGAAGACCGACAGCATCGCCGAGCCGGTCAAGGAGGCGATGACGAAGGAGGGCTCGAAGCGCACCGCGGAGGTCACCTCGGAGGCGGCCAAGCCCGAGCTGAGCACCACCCAGGCGCGGCGCACCGTGCCCAAGGAGGTCATCTCCACCTTCTCCACGACCCTCACCGACGACGCCGAGCGCACCGAGAACATCGACACCGCGGCGCGCACCCTGGACGGCACCTACGTGGGTCCGGGGGAGAGCTTCAGCCTCAACGACGTGCTCGGCGAGCGGACCGCGGCGAAGGGGTACAACGAGGCCCCGGTCATCCTCAACGGCCGGCTGCGGATGGACTACGGCGGCGGCATCAGCCAGCTGTCGACGACCCTCTTCAACGCGGTCTTCTTCTCCGGGGCGAAGATCGAGGAGTTCCACCCGCACTCCTTCTACATCTCCCGCTACCCCGAGGGCCGCGAGGCGACGATCTCCTGGCCGGACGTCGACAACCGCTTCACCAACGACACCGGCGCCGGGATCCTCATCGAGGCCGAGGTCAGCGGCGGCGAGGTGACCGTCACCTTCTTCGGGCAGAAGAAGTGGGACATCGAGGCGGTCAAGGGCGACCGGCGCAACGTCACCCAGCCGGACCGGATCGTCGACGACTCCGAGGGCTGCGTGCCCCAGGCGGCGAGCCCCGGCTTCGACGTCACCGTCACCCGGATCTTCAAGGAGGGCGGCTCGGAGGAGAAGCGCAGCAGCTTCACCACGACCTACATCCCCGAGGACGAGGTCATCTGCCGCTGA
- the dapC gene encoding succinyldiaminopimelate transaminase translates to MISSLPDFPWDSLLPAKERARAFTGATPDEGEGIVDLSVGTPVDPTPQVVTDALSAAADAPGYPQTWGTPDLREAVADWFARRRSAPGVDPDGVLPTIGSKELVAWLPTLLGLGPGDVVGFPRVAYPTYDVGARLAGATPTPADATTAFGPAAPRLLWLNTPSNPTGQVLGVEHLRKVVDWARERGVVVASDECYAELDWRTVEERAADGDGPDAVSTPSLLDPRVCGGDHTGLLVAYSLSKQSNLAGYRAAFLAGDPRLVAGLLEVRKHAGMIVPWPVQRAMLAALGDGGHVAEQKARYRARRGVLEPAVAAAGLRVDHSRAGLYLWASADEPSRVTVDRLAERGILVAPGDFYGTAGAQHVRIALTATDERIAAAAARLGR, encoded by the coding sequence GTGATCTCCTCGCTGCCCGACTTCCCCTGGGACTCGCTGCTCCCGGCGAAGGAGCGTGCCCGCGCCTTCACCGGCGCCACCCCGGACGAAGGGGAGGGGATCGTCGACCTGTCCGTCGGCACCCCGGTCGATCCCACCCCGCAGGTCGTCACCGACGCGCTCTCGGCCGCCGCCGACGCCCCCGGCTATCCGCAGACCTGGGGGACCCCTGACCTGCGCGAGGCCGTCGCCGACTGGTTCGCCCGGCGCCGCTCCGCGCCGGGCGTGGACCCGGACGGGGTGCTGCCGACGATCGGCTCCAAGGAGCTCGTCGCCTGGCTGCCCACCCTCCTGGGCCTCGGTCCCGGCGACGTCGTCGGCTTCCCCCGGGTGGCCTACCCCACCTACGACGTCGGGGCCCGCCTCGCCGGGGCGACCCCGACGCCGGCGGACGCCACCACCGCCTTCGGCCCGGCCGCGCCGCGGCTGCTGTGGCTGAACACCCCGAGCAACCCCACCGGGCAGGTCCTCGGGGTCGAGCACCTGCGCAAGGTCGTCGACTGGGCCCGCGAGCGCGGGGTGGTCGTCGCCTCCGACGAGTGCTACGCCGAGCTGGACTGGCGCACCGTCGAGGAGCGGGCCGCCGACGGCGACGGGCCGGACGCGGTGAGCACGCCCAGCCTGCTCGACCCGCGGGTGTGCGGCGGCGACCACACCGGGCTGCTGGTGGCCTACTCGCTGTCCAAGCAGTCCAACCTCGCCGGCTACCGGGCCGCCTTCCTCGCCGGTGACCCGCGCCTGGTGGCCGGGCTGCTCGAGGTGCGCAAGCACGCCGGGATGATCGTGCCGTGGCCGGTGCAGCGGGCGATGCTCGCCGCCCTGGGCGACGGGGGGCACGTCGCGGAGCAGAAGGCGCGCTACCGGGCCCGTCGGGGCGTGCTCGAGCCGGCGGTCGCGGCCGCCGGGCTGCGGGTCGACCACTCCCGGGCCGGCCTCTACCTCTGGGCCAGCGCGGACGAGCCCAGCCGGGTGACCGTGGACCGGCTGGCCGAGCGCGGGATCCTCGTCGCCCCTGGCGACTTCTACGGCACCGCCGGCGCGCAGCACGTGCGGATCGCGCTGACCGCGACCGACGAGCGGATCGCCGCCGCTGCCGCGCGGCTGGGCCGCTGA
- the dapD gene encoding 2,3,4,5-tetrahydropyridine-2,6-dicarboxylate N-succinyltransferase, protein MTETRAAWGHGLATLTADGTVLDTWYPSPTLGHAPEGVSAPAELDALVGEDAARGVRTEVVTVSIDLDAAPAGGSDAYLRLHLLSHRLVAPNTINLDGLFGQLTNVVWTNHGPCAVEGFELTRAQLRARGHVTVYSVDKFPRMVDYVTPAGIRIGDADRVRLGAHLSEGTTVMHEGFVNFNAGTLGASMVEGRISQGVVAGDGSDIGGGASTMGTLSGGGTERVAIGRRCLVGAEAGVGIALGDDCVVEAGLYLTAGTKVTLPDGGVVKARELSGRDGLLFIRNSVSGAVEARDRTGDGIALNEALHAN, encoded by the coding sequence ATGACTGAGACCCGCGCAGCCTGGGGCCACGGCCTCGCCACGCTCACCGCCGACGGGACGGTGCTGGACACCTGGTACCCGAGCCCGACGCTGGGTCACGCCCCCGAGGGCGTGAGCGCCCCGGCCGAGCTCGACGCGCTCGTCGGCGAGGACGCCGCGCGCGGGGTGCGCACCGAGGTGGTCACCGTGAGCATCGACCTCGACGCGGCGCCGGCGGGCGGCAGCGACGCCTACCTGCGGCTGCACCTGCTCAGCCACCGGCTGGTCGCGCCGAACACGATCAACCTCGACGGCCTCTTCGGTCAGCTGACCAACGTCGTGTGGACCAACCACGGGCCGTGCGCGGTGGAGGGCTTCGAGCTCACCCGGGCCCAGCTGCGGGCACGCGGCCACGTCACCGTCTACTCGGTCGACAAGTTCCCGCGGATGGTCGACTACGTGACCCCGGCGGGCATCCGGATCGGCGACGCCGACCGGGTCCGGCTCGGCGCCCACCTGTCCGAGGGCACCACCGTGATGCACGAGGGCTTCGTCAACTTCAACGCCGGCACCCTCGGCGCCTCGATGGTCGAAGGGCGGATCAGCCAGGGTGTCGTCGCCGGTGACGGCTCCGACATCGGCGGCGGCGCCTCGACGATGGGCACCCTCTCCGGCGGCGGCACCGAGCGGGTCGCCATCGGTCGGCGCTGCCTGGTCGGCGCCGAGGCCGGGGTCGGCATCGCCCTGGGCGACGACTGCGTCGTCGAGGCCGGGCTCTACCTCACCGCCGGCACCAAGGTCACCCTGCCCGACGGCGGCGTCGTCAAGGCGCGCGAGCTCTCCGGGCGGGACGGGCTCCTCTTCATCCGGAACTCGGTCTCCGGCGCCGTCGAGGCCCGCGACCGCACCGGCGACGGCATCGCGCTGAACGAGGCCCTGCACGCCAACTGA
- a CDS encoding citrate synthase: MSADATFSAGGKDLTFDVVEASEGNDGYDISSLLKETGNVTFDTGFVNTAVCRSDITYIDGGAGILRYRGYPIDQLAGQSTFVEVAYLLIYGELPTADQLGEFEERIKRHTMLHEDLKAFFNGFPRDAHPMPVLSSAVSALGTFYQDSLDPFDAEQVEISTIRLLAKLPTIAAYAHKKSVGQPFLYPDNSLTLTENFLRMTFGFPAEPYELDPDIVRALDQLFILHADHEQNCSTSTVRLVGSAHANLFNSVSAGIHALSGPLHGGANQAVLEMLEQIKASDDGAETFMKKVKNKEDGVRLMGFGHRVYKSYDPRAAIVKDTAHTVLEKSGSSELMDIAMKLEEVALADDYFVERNLYPNVDFYTGLIYTAMGFEPKMFTVLFAIGRLPGWIAQWREMIEDKETKIGRPRQIYTGATERDYVEIGKR, encoded by the coding sequence ATGAGCGCTGACGCGACCTTCTCCGCCGGAGGCAAGGACCTGACCTTCGACGTGGTCGAGGCCAGCGAGGGCAACGACGGCTACGACATCTCCTCGCTGCTGAAGGAGACCGGCAACGTCACCTTCGACACCGGCTTCGTCAACACCGCCGTCTGCCGCTCGGACATCACCTACATCGACGGTGGTGCCGGGATCCTGCGCTACCGCGGCTACCCGATCGACCAGCTGGCCGGGCAGTCGACCTTCGTCGAGGTCGCCTACCTGCTCATCTACGGCGAGCTGCCGACCGCCGACCAGCTCGGCGAGTTCGAGGAGCGGATCAAGCGGCACACGATGCTGCACGAGGACCTCAAGGCGTTCTTCAACGGCTTCCCCCGGGACGCCCACCCCATGCCGGTGCTCTCCTCCGCGGTATCCGCGCTGGGCACCTTCTACCAGGACAGCCTGGACCCCTTCGACGCCGAGCAGGTCGAGATCAGCACGATCCGGCTGCTGGCGAAGCTGCCGACGATCGCCGCCTACGCGCACAAGAAGAGCGTCGGCCAGCCCTTCCTCTACCCGGACAACAGCCTCACCCTCACCGAGAACTTCCTCCGGATGACCTTCGGCTTCCCGGCCGAGCCCTACGAGCTGGACCCGGACATCGTCCGCGCGCTCGACCAGCTCTTCATCCTGCACGCCGACCACGAGCAGAACTGCTCCACCTCGACGGTGCGGCTCGTCGGCTCCGCGCACGCCAACCTCTTCAACTCGGTCTCGGCCGGCATCCACGCGCTCTCCGGCCCGCTGCACGGCGGCGCCAACCAGGCGGTGCTGGAGATGCTCGAGCAGATCAAGGCCTCCGACGACGGCGCCGAGACCTTCATGAAGAAGGTGAAGAACAAGGAGGACGGCGTCCGGCTGATGGGCTTCGGCCACCGGGTCTACAAGAGCTACGACCCGCGCGCCGCCATCGTCAAGGACACCGCGCACACCGTCCTGGAGAAGTCCGGCAGCAGCGAGCTCATGGACATCGCCATGAAGCTCGAGGAGGTCGCCCTCGCCGACGACTACTTCGTCGAGCGCAACCTCTACCCGAACGTCGACTTCTACACCGGCCTCATCTACACCGCGATGGGCTTCGAGCCGAAGATGTTCACCGTGCTCTTCGCCATCGGTCGCCTCCCGGGCTGGATCGCCCAGTGGCGCGAGATGATCGAGGACAAGGAGACGAAGATCGGTCGCCCGCGCCAGATCTACACCGGCGCCACCGAGCGCGACTACGTGGAGATCGGCAAGCGCTGA